The following proteins are co-located in the Cupriavidus pauculus genome:
- a CDS encoding BMP family ABC transporter substrate-binding protein: protein MIVTRRTTLAALAATAVLALAGCGKKDADKPAETGAASAPAAAASEPLKVAFVYIGPVGDAGWTYAHDTGRKAVEAKFGDKVKTTYVENVPESAADAERVFRDLASQGNKLIFGTTFGYMESMLKVAKEFPDVKFEHATGFKTADNLAQYDVRTYEGAYLAGVVAGKMSKSGKMGVVASVPIPEVIRNIDSFTLGARSVNPKATVKVVWVNKWFDPGKEREAATTLIGQGVDMLMQNTDSAAVVQTAQEKGVYAFGWDSDMSKFGDKAHLAASVISWGVYYNKVVEDVLNKQWKNSTIWWGLKEGMIDLKSFNAAVPDDVKALVEERKKGIVDGSAPIWKGPIKDNAGKEQVAAGQVADDAFLHNVKFYVEGVEGNVPG from the coding sequence ATGATCGTGACACGCAGGACCACGCTGGCGGCCCTGGCCGCCACCGCCGTGCTGGCCCTGGCCGGCTGCGGCAAGAAGGACGCCGACAAGCCCGCCGAGACCGGCGCCGCCTCGGCCCCGGCCGCCGCCGCCAGCGAGCCGCTGAAGGTGGCGTTCGTCTACATCGGCCCGGTGGGCGATGCCGGCTGGACCTACGCCCATGACACGGGCCGCAAGGCCGTGGAAGCCAAGTTCGGCGACAAGGTCAAGACCACGTACGTCGAGAACGTGCCCGAGTCCGCCGCCGACGCCGAGCGCGTGTTCCGCGACCTCGCCAGCCAGGGCAACAAGCTGATCTTCGGCACCACGTTCGGCTACATGGAATCGATGCTGAAGGTGGCCAAGGAATTCCCGGACGTGAAGTTCGAGCACGCCACGGGCTTCAAGACCGCCGACAACCTGGCCCAGTACGACGTGCGCACCTATGAAGGCGCGTACCTGGCCGGCGTGGTGGCCGGCAAGATGAGCAAGAGCGGCAAGATGGGCGTGGTGGCATCGGTGCCCATTCCCGAGGTGATCCGCAACATCGACTCGTTCACGCTGGGCGCCCGCTCGGTCAACCCCAAGGCCACGGTCAAGGTGGTGTGGGTCAACAAGTGGTTCGATCCGGGCAAGGAACGCGAGGCCGCCACGACGCTGATCGGCCAGGGCGTGGACATGCTGATGCAGAACACCGACTCCGCCGCCGTGGTGCAGACCGCGCAGGAAAAAGGCGTCTACGCGTTCGGCTGGGACAGCGACATGAGCAAGTTCGGCGACAAGGCCCACCTGGCGGCGTCGGTGATCTCGTGGGGCGTCTACTACAACAAGGTGGTGGAGGACGTGCTGAACAAGCAGTGGAAGAACAGCACAATCTGGTGGGGCCTGAAGGAAGGCATGATCGACCTGAAGAGCTTCAACGCCGCCGTGCCTGACGACGTCAAGGCGCTGGTCGAGGAACGCAAGAAGGGCATCGTCGACGGCAGCGCCCCGATCTGGAAGGGTCCGATCAAGGACAACGCCGGCAAGGAACAGGTAGCCGCGGGCCAGGTGGCCGACGACGCCTTCCTGCACAACGTGAAGTTCTACGTCGAAGGCGTGGAAGGCAACGT